The Phycodurus eques isolate BA_2022a chromosome 17, UOR_Pequ_1.1, whole genome shotgun sequence nucleotide sequence actttcattcAATGAATTTATACGGTTTGGTTGACGATTGTAGTgtttccatatttcaaattttttttttttttttttttcaattttacagtacacttcaactgggagtgacaaatacaCAAGCACGCTTTACCTCTTACGTATTTGGAGGACTGTGAGCGAGacagtcttctttttgtttcctcaaagtgatgttatacaacATTTTCCCGTTTCTTGACAGCAacagtgagaacaggtgctaaggaatactttaaaaagtgtgtttgaataaGTTGAAATATGTTTCAAGTGTGTGGGATAggtaaaactatttcaaaaaTAACGTGGTCTCTCTATATTAAAGATTTTGACCTATTGctggtgggtctggaatgtatcctcCACGATAAACAGGGGTTAACTGTCCAAGCAAATAGATTTCCAAGCAATTAGATTTCCATAATAGAATTTctcttttaaatataaaaatgtcaagCTATCAGACAGTGAAAAGCAACCCAGCTTGTGAATAGATGTCGCTGCAGAAACACAACACACATGGGTCACATTAAGTCTATTGCTCTTAAGACCTGGAACTCCCATGTAAATTTTCTCTTGGCCGATCCTGACAAATATTCAGATGTTTGGACTCCAGCTTTTACCTCAACTTTGATGTGAAGTGGTTGAAAATCCCTGCTGTAAAACCATTAGAAGCGCTGTAAAGAATTTGATCTGCAGCTTACAATAAGTCCAGTTTACTGCAAGAACTAAAGCAAAAAATTTAATGATGGGAATAACTGTGAGTACAGGAAGTTAGGATTTGGTTTTATTCTTCAAGTCAGGTTGGCTTAATGCACTTTCTCGAATGTGATTCGCCATGCTCTGAGTTTCTGACGTTTGGTGAATCGGCTGTTTTACATTTGACCAACTTCATCAGTCATCTCTGGTGAAAATTACATACCGGTAGTTGAAGACCAGCCAGAGTCCTCAGAACGCTTTCCAAACTGATGAAAAGTTGACGTTTTCTCTTAACTTGTTACATTTCCGTCATTTATGAAGAAAATCCGCTTAAAAATGAACTCAATCATGCGGTTGTTTCGCCATGTCTACTTTGATGCGAAGGAGCTCCGCGTTTTCCTCCCTCCAGTCTGAACTTAAAGCGCCCGACTTTGTTTACAAATCGGTGAGGAGATGAAATACCCGAAACCTTTTAAAGAACCAGAACAATTGCCGGTGTTTTTCTGACATCCATTTGTCATCGACGAGGGTTTTATCAGCTATTTGAAAaccacccccaccccgcccaaaacaaaaacattattttctatatatttgttgtcttttgggattttattttccccaaataaaGAAGAAGTTCCAAAGTCAACCAAGAttggacaatttattttcatgtaagACCCACTTGAAAAAGCAGATATTTCCGTTTTTGAGTGAATTGAGCAATTtggtgaaattattttttttttattattattttaatttcagcaaataatgtttatttagAGTATTCTAAGTTAATATAAATTAGGTGacaatttgagaaaaatatCTTATATTGAAAATGTCTTAGAAAGATCTCTCTTTCATGTCATTTTATCGCAACACCAGACAACTGcaagaacattttcttcaaaaacagaAAAGTCCCAAATGTTCACAAAACTATAAAATGACTCTGAAATGATATTATTAAAAGTATTGTGCTTTgcgaataaaaaaaagaagaagaagaacagatGAGTGGACTAAAATGAATCTCTTGAACCAAACATTTACCGTAAATTTAATTAGCTCTTAATCCTAGCCCTTCAAAAGGGGTAAGGGGTTCACGTAATAATCCGACTTCTCGTTCATTTTCAAGCACAGTCAAAGCTTTATCAGCTGTGAGTTAACGAGAAATAATGCACGCAGACATGTTTGAAGACGAGTTTGCAATGACGTAAATACATATGGGCTTGTGATTGGCTTCAATAGCGATGACGCCATCCACACTAAAATGAGAATGATACTTGTTGTAGGTTTTCTAAATGGCGGTGGTTCTTCTTTAATTATTGATGTTAATGTGTTGTCACTTTAGTCATATATTGGACAGAGCAGCCCTCTTCCGCCATCTTACATCTCGCATCCATTTCCAATTCTGTGGTCCTTGTCTAATTTTTCCTGGTCTGTTGTTGCATCacatacaataacaataataaaagaaaaagctaGACACACTAATCAATTTTAACATGTTCACTTAGCAAAAGTCTTGTGTGATCTATGAGGGCTTTCAGCTTTCAGGTTCCCATGCATGGAATTGAATGTGACGTTCTTTGGATGATTTCACATGAAATGTGTTCGCACGGCAGCCAATTGACATGTTTGAGGATGAGGAGGCATGAGGAAGCATGCTTTTTATTACACATCATCAAAAAGTCTATTTCATGCAACAGTAAGACTGTCTTCAGGCGCCATTCACACATGCCTGTCGCCATGGTAGCAATTGAAATAAAACCCTTCTGTCCTTCTGTTCAGTCTTCTGTCCTCTAGCCTCCTGTTGTTCCTCTTCCACCGTCTGCCCcttcttgtcttttttattaCAGCGTCCATGTCAGAGCCAATGCGGGCCAAATTAGCGTCCCGCTAACAAACATGGCAGCCGCGCGCACCGGTGTAAATGCTAATGACGTGGCGGGGGTGGCGTGCGCCCGGACAAAAGAGCAGCGCATTTGTCAACACCGAGTGTTTCCCGACAAACTGATCGGTAATCAGCTCATCAACATGATGCCAGACACTCAAACGCACGCCGGCTACCAGAAGTGAGCACCGGGAGTGCTCGCCCTTTGACATGAAAACTCAATCGTCACCTTCATTTGCACTGGATAAGCAGCGATGTCACGAAAATTATGAAAAACATTCTCAACATGTACCTTTGGATGCGTCGACACTGCTGTCGACTCTTCCCCTCTCAAACTTTGTTTCTCTGACAGTGtccatcaaaactgagcattataaACTTTTTAAAGGCCGACGGTTGAGGTtacagcttttgtattggatctcattagatcgAGCAAGTGTGCAGTGTACACTTCAAAGAATAATAAATAGTTGAGCCTTTCGTCACAATGTCTGTCGCCTGGGCGACAACCTGTCGGATGAAGCTCTCAGAGGTCAGAGTTTCACCTCGACAATGATGGCGATGGTAATGATGATGTGACGGCGTGGCTTTACAATCCATCTCCTCTTCCTCAGCAGGCACTTTGTTCCCTGCTCAGTGGTGTTTTTCTGAAGGTGACATAATGTTCCCTGACACAAATTAGCCGGAGTGTTGTTTTGTATTCACcgacacacgcgtacacacacatacacacacattgacgCACACTGATTTCCCCGAGGCTTTAACCTCATCTGAGTCTTTAACCTAAATTGTGAGGATGTGTGTCACTCACCTCATTTTGTTGTGACATGGTCCTGACCAGAGATGGGCATTTGACAACATTTCATTGATTGCCATTTACAATCAGTTgattcgttgttgttgttgtttttttttgtaaacacagGGAACGCCCCTTCCACACCTCCGCACAGTAGATGAAACTCTGCGACGAAGAGAGACCATATacattacaccctgaactggtctccagccaatcacagggcacacatacaacaacaattcttactctcattcacacctacaggcaatttagagtcttcaatcaaccgaccacgcatgtttttgggatgtgggaggaaattggagtacccggagaaaacccacgcaggcacggggagaacacgcaaacggtGGTCAATTAACAGCCGAAAAATGCATTGTCAACTGTAGCTCTCCTTTCCCAAATACAAGGGGATTAGAATAAGTTTCAAAAGTTGTCACTATTAACCATGGATTTCCACAATAGACAAGTAGGTACattccacacacaaaaatcaggggaaaaaaagaacactattatttttaattgggtGAAAGAATcgctctctgaatgttctgaaatgGTGCCGTAGCGAAAGTGTATGTGGATTTCTCTCAACTTCCCATTCTTTAGATAAACTATTGACTCAACAGCACCTCTGCCAGTTGCAGTCAAATAGCGGACGAAATCAAATCTCAGTTGCTTCACAGGGGGCGTATTATTAGGGGTAATTTACTTCTTTAATTTTTAAAGCTTGtctacaaatagttgggtctctgaagTGTAAAATGAAACAAGTGTATCTTTTGTGAGTTCGATCGTGTGTGAATGACTCCTGCTCTGACTGCAGTTGGGAGGGAGTATCAGAGTCACCCAAAGTCTCCAATAATGCGGCAGAATAAAAGTTGCAAGAATTCTCGCAAGCCGCTGTTTGGAAAAACGTGACAAAGTTGCTAAGTTGTCGATGCACTCACTTTTAAAGAGGACATATTATGGTAAATTGACCTTTTATTGTTTCTCAACAAATAGCTGGGTTTCCAGAGTACCAGCCcaaccatcaagtgtgaaattaaacagcaATCTTTCGTTAtctgtttatttctaaaaatgtgtctgGGTGCGAAGATATAATACAGACAGATAGTCAGTTggtcaaagaaagaaagaaagaaagaaagaaagaaagagaatgtGGCCTAAAAGGGAGGTCTGAAAGGGTGGTGGTGTTTGTTCGTCTCATGAAATGCATGCAGCCGATTTCTCTGTTGTTCTTGTGCATAAAGATTAAACTTATTCAGGGGTATGAAAACACACCAAAACCgttacatacacacagtgtattTTATGAACTGCTGCTTCCAggagtgatgtttttttctccGCACTCTGGGATCCGGCACTTCGCTTGTTCAACCCTTAAATCCAACTCTGGTCGCATTGGTAACAAAATCTGTACgcgccattggcccagcagtatatggCACAGGCAATTTCTACAAGACAAGAAACTGGGTTCATTTTTTGCCGATCGCTCTTCCTGACACTAGAATAattataagaaaataaataacccTGCAATCATGGGACTTCGTAGTTTACACTTGCAGTCTTGTTGGTCCGAAGCCAATGTGACTATCATCTTTATGTCCAATGCAGGCCGTTGCGTCAATAAAGCCATGTTTGTCTTTCCAATTTAAGAAATCTAATTTGACAGGAATGAAGCCTAACATGAGAATGGATGACCTGTCACCTCTAACTGTTTTCGCTGATGTTGATAATTAGCCAGgcagatgtttttgtgtgtttcattttccttgtttttttttttttttgggctacaGAAAGAGTTTCTAAAAATATGTACCATCCAAAGGAAAAGGGAAGTGACAAAACTGAGTCGTCTGCTTATTTTTTCCTGCGTCTGTCCGTCCGTCTGCCGTGGATCTCATGGGAACACGACGGTAAACATGCTCCCGCTGCTCTACCTCGTCACCTGTGTCGCCGGCGTCACAGGTGAGTGCACACACGAAAAGATCCCCTCTTTGTTTTGGAGGCATGTGATTGGTTGAAAATGTACTGAATAAGAAAAAGGAGATGTCACCGTAGTCCATTCGCGAAAGAAAAGTCTTTTTCTAGCACGAAAGGAAAAACATCCTTTTTTCTATAAAAGAAACCCATTTTTACTCAGAGTTTCTTTGTAAGATCCAAAACACTTAATATGCTgtttaaatgacaaatatagtggtgatttaaaaaaaaaaaaaaaaagtcttgaccccccccccccgttcaaatgccagttttttgtGATGTAGAAAATGTGCCAAGATAAATCAATTCAAGCCTTTTTCCATCCCTaatatgacctataacctgtacaactcaattgaacaaaaatacatctaTCTCTCAGAGGggaattgaaaataaacaagtgagATAATCTGGTTGCACACGTGCGCAGACGCTCTGTGAAGCGGGGATGGGGCTGTGCTCAGACTTAGGCAATCACATTAAAACTCTTTAACCTTGCcactatttaaagtgcctcttattaaccccaaataaagttcagatctTCTAACAGGCTTTTCacgacatttattttatttttatttttatttatttttttagctttttagcAGAAGCATGAAGGCTTTATGCTAACACTCACGGCTATTTGggactgttcataattccctccactttgttcttgtctgtttttgtcTAATCCAAAGATAAATTCTTACAGTATTTAGAGATACGGAGGTACAAGATTTGATTGGACAATGTTGCAATAGTCACTCACGCATTGgcaatgatcttttttttcttttttttggcggCCGCACCAGTGTGGGCGGGTCCCGCGGAGACGGTGGTGGGTGTGGCCGGGCGTAGAGTGGCACTGCCGTGCCGGGTGGCGGTTGCCGAGCGTAGAGGCGTGCACGTGTGCTGGGGCAGAGGTGAGCCGGCCGTGTTCTCCTGCCACAACACGCTGCTCAACGTAGCCGGCAAGCGCCTCGTGTACAAGAGCTCGTACAGGTACGCCGCTCCGCACCAGGACTACACGTCCCGGAATGCTTTCTCACAACTTTTGACGGAAAAGTAACTTATCGTTTCATGTGGTTTCCATGGTTAACCTTCTCCTCGCCCTCTTCTGCAGGTATTCAGTGTTCTCAGGCCCAGGCGAAGCGCCCTATCTCTCCATCTTTAACGTGCGCTCTTCGGACTCTGGCTTTTACCACTGCCGAGTTCAGCTGCCGGGACCCTTCAACGACAAAACCTTCTCCGTACTCCTCATCGTCATCAAACGTCGGTTCATCATACGCCGTTTACGATTGAAACAAATGCTCGAACTGATTTATGTAAAGGAGAATAAATGTTCAGAACGGCTTTCCATACACACTCCTTCAGGCACCAGGAACCTGAACGCGCCGCCGACTACACCAGGTGGTAATATCGAACCAGggacaggaagtgatgtcacaGAGAGCATGATCTTCTGGGATAGCACAGTAGACGACACAACCGGACCGGTGGTGGCGCGGGTTCAGGTATGGACAACAGAACTGGGTGGCAGATGGCCCAATTTGGTGTTTTTCTAACGCTTGTCTCTCGCGACAGACGCCTGTCCGGCACCAAGACGGCAACAATCTGCGGTTGTTCCTCGGAAACACACTCAGAATCGCCTTCATCGTCTTCATACCTGCAGTGATACTCACTGCGGCTTACAGtgcgtacacacaaacacgctcgcttagaaaaaaaaaacaacgacaaaCAAATTCAGGAAATGCCTTGCATTGtttaccacattccaaaaattccaaATTTTCCCACAATTCCTAAAAACAGGCTCaacagtttggatttgaaatgggaaaaatgtggaactttttttgtttaacgtCACGTTCACTTGAATGATCAAGTGAATGTGAcggttaacaaaaacaaatatatatatatcataataaaatgcacaaattgCCATTTTGACATGTctccctcctccttccacatttcttgactgattcaaaACATTCCAACGTCAAAATATTGGTCTCATTTGGAACATCTTGGGAACgactttttcacacaaaaaatcccaaatcaagaaacatttgtatgtttactttatccttccacatttctcgacCGATTCAAGCAAATACAACCTGAAGACTGACTTTcttcatttcaacaattcacttAATTccacaacatgtttttttttcaccaacaaaTTCACGTGCAATTCCTACAGAAATTTAATTTTCTAGTCTTACTTATTTATTGTTGGCTGCAGGAATCTGGAGGTCGAATCAGAAAGCAGTGACAGACAGCGGCGGCAGCCAATCAGAAGAGGCGGAGGACGATGTGTATCTGTAGAGTCAGATAGAATGTTATTTCCtcaatttttttggttttgttttagaGTCAAAGGAGATATGCGGTGAAACCATCATCAAATATTaaatctcaattttaaaaaaagcttaattTGTATCCATATTGATTTTTTAATATTGCTTTATTTTGAgtatatacatattttgatAATGTTCCAATGAATTAAATCAGTATTTACACATTTTGTAAAACTGGCTATCATTGTCTACATACCTCTGGACGTTACTGTATCCAAgatgaaatcatatttttttttaaaaattttcacaataaaaaattcacaaaatttgGCCAGGATAGGAATAGTTTTGAAGTATATTTACTATAGTACTGATGATGGCATAGATAAGAATATTGATATTCTGCAACCCATTGACACCaacataaattacattttaacagTTGGGAAGACAAgacttttttattcatttactgttttttttccttttttttaactgtgggttttgtattttatccatccatccattttcaacaccgcttatccgggttagggtcacggggcacgggagcctatcccagctgacttcgggcaaaaggcagactacaccctgaactggtcgccagtcagtcacagggcacatatagatacggacaaccattcacactcacattcacaccgtcactgagtgggaactgaacccacgctgcccgcaccaaagtcaggcgagtgtaccactacaccttGTTATTTTATGCTTAAGTTAATTTTtgttctttcatttatttattttttcacccTTCTCTTACTagtacaaataattttttcttagttttttctttttcctttttttaccaGTAAGTCTAACaagtcaccttttttttttttttactattgggTGGACCaagttttatttcagttttcttttctattttctatttagaaaatataaattattttttttttattttatttttttcagtttagtttccggtacatttttctttcttcttttttaccaGTACGCAGGACaagtctttttcctttttgtatataaaacaatgactttatttatattttttcatcaaatGGGAGGACCTGCCTTTTTTGTTAGCTTGTTTAAGTtaggttttgttttctttttccccccaataagGAGGACAattcttttttatgttttacttgcattttttttcatctgtttttAGCAGTCAGGACAacagatatttttgttttgttgactttttttctcattttaaccAACAGAAAGgacacatctttttttaaattagattttttttttgctgtttttttaaaatagtcatGAGGacaactgtttttttccactttaaaaaaaaaaatttaaaaaaaatttcagcgcTCACGACAATCAAGAAGTGAAACCCGGGGGCCTTAGTTATACAGGAAGTCGATTGAGCCACTGAAATGAAGTCATGTGTGCACATGCTGGTAAAgttcacaattaaaaaaaaaaaaatcaggatatATCATCTGCACAGGCGTCGTGTTTGTGGTCGTGACTTGGCCGATGAAGATGACGATTCTCGCTGGTGCCTCATGAAGATGACGACCCGCTTTAGCACATTGCTCCTTTGTTGCCTCCTTCTTACAGGTATCGTGCTTTTATATTgtgatcattattttattaaaaggtctttgctggcctaaacactatcacaAGCACTGACCTAGATTCAAACCTAAATACTAATATTTGTTCaatgaaattgttttaatttagtccaaacagtctattctctt carries:
- the LOC133416151 gene encoding hepatitis A virus cellular receptor 1 homolog, giving the protein MLPLLYLVTCVAGVTVWAGPAETVVGVAGRRVALPCRVAVAERRGVHVCWGRGEPAVFSCHNTLLNVAGKRLVYKSSYRYSVFSGPGEAPYLSIFNVRSSDSGFYHCRVQLPGPFNDKTFSVLLIVIKRTRNLNAPPTTPGGNIEPGTGSDVTESMIFWDSTVDDTTGPVVARVQTPVRHQDGNNLRLFLGNTLRIAFIVFIPAVILTAAYRIWRSNQKAVTDSGGSQSEEAEDDVYL